The following are encoded in a window of Candidatus Hydrogenedentota bacterium genomic DNA:
- a CDS encoding MarR family transcriptional regulator: MAKTTPASISNELGLEHPIEDIRHEAVLNVIRTANVLSLKGAVLFRRYGLTEAQFNVLFALKYKEGDLTQSDLGKRLVVTRASITSVLDKLEQKKLVHRASVPGNRRIYHVELTSRGRSLVERVEDVYRGKIHQALAAFSHAQCRLLIAGLERLREGAARL; this comes from the coding sequence ATGGCCAAAACAACGCCAGCGTCCATCAGCAACGAACTGGGCCTGGAACATCCCATCGAGGATATCCGGCACGAGGCCGTCCTGAACGTCATTCGCACCGCGAATGTGCTGTCCCTCAAGGGCGCGGTCCTGTTCCGGCGCTACGGCCTCACCGAAGCGCAATTCAATGTGCTTTTCGCTCTGAAGTACAAGGAAGGCGACCTGACCCAGTCGGACTTGGGCAAGCGCCTGGTCGTAACGCGAGCCAGCATCACGTCCGTGCTGGACAAACTGGAGCAGAAGAAGCTTGTGCATCGCGCGTCCGTGCCGGGCAACCGGCGCATCTATCACGTAGAATTGACGTCCAGGGGCCGTAGTCTCGTGGAACGCGTGGAAGACGTCTACCGAGGCAAGATTCACCAGGCACTGGCCGCGTTCAGCCATGCGCAATGCCGCCTGCTCATCGCAGGACTCGAACGGTTGCGCGAAGGCGCGGCGCGTCTCTGA